One stretch of Lachnospiraceae bacterium oral taxon 096 DNA includes these proteins:
- a CDS encoding ABC transporter permease has product MAENYDIPAPKKHMLSMQIDPALFEKATDEEKKQADVMAESTTFFKDGMRRLMRNPLAVFSMVVLALVLALIIVTPRVVPYSYEQIITVDGKRDKQANNLKPFQYSPIEKQYMEKTNTKLFPHIMGTDELGRDYFIRVIYGTRVSVLVGVFASLMVLVIGTVYGSIAGYMGGKLDLAMMRIVDIIYSLPDLLIIILLSVVFKEKFDFSKIPIIGGLGTNMVSMFIVFGLLYWVGMSRLVRGQILTIKENEYVLASKATGASAGHIIRKHILPNCISVIIISTAQQIPSAIFTESYLSFIGLGVALPMPSLGSLANAARSGMQSYPLKLVFPAAMIILIVLAFNLLGDAMRDAFDPKLQK; this is encoded by the coding sequence ATGGCAGAAAATTATGATATACCTGCACCAAAAAAGCATATGCTCAGTATGCAAATCGACCCTGCACTTTTTGAAAAGGCGACGGACGAGGAGAAAAAGCAAGCAGATGTCATGGCTGAGTCCACCACCTTTTTTAAGGATGGTATGAGAAGATTGATGAGAAACCCATTGGCGGTCTTCTCTATGGTAGTGTTGGCCCTTGTATTGGCTCTCATCATTGTGACACCAAGAGTTGTGCCATATAGTTATGAGCAGATTATTACAGTGGATGGAAAGAGAGATAAACAGGCGAACAACTTAAAGCCATTTCAGTATTCACCAATAGAAAAGCAATATATGGAAAAGACCAATACAAAGCTGTTTCCACATATCATGGGAACAGATGAATTGGGAAGAGATTACTTTATTCGTGTCATCTATGGAACGAGAGTATCGGTATTGGTCGGTGTATTTGCCAGTTTGATGGTTTTGGTGATTGGTACAGTATATGGCTCGATTGCGGGATATATGGGAGGAAAACTTGATTTGGCAATGATGAGAATTGTCGATATTATTTACTCCCTGCCTGATCTATTGATTATTATTCTATTGAGTGTCGTATTTAAGGAAAAGTTTGATTTTAGTAAGATTCCCATTATTGGCGGTCTTGGAACAAATATGGTATCCATGTTTATTGTATTTGGTCTCTTGTATTGGGTTGGAATGTCAAGACTGGTCAGAGGTCAAATTTTGACCATCAAGGAAAATGAATATGTATTGGCCAGCAAAGCCACCGGTGCAAGTGCAGGACATATTATCAGAAAACATATTTTGCCAAACTGTATCAGCGTCATTATTATCAGTACAGCACAGCAAATCCCATCTGCTATTTTTACAGAGTCCTATCTTTCCTTTATTGGACTGGGTGTTGCTCTTCCTATGCCTTCTTTGGGATCTCTTGCCAATGCAGCGAGATCAGGTATGCAATCCTATCCGTTAAAATTGGTATTTCCAGCAGCAATGATTATCTTGATTGTACTTGCATTTAACTTGCTTGGCGATGCAATGCGCGATGCATTTGATCCAAAGCTACAAAAATAA
- a CDS encoding helix-turn-helix transcriptional regulator translates to MKNNISEKLKDARQRLGFSQEYAANCLGIGRSAITQIELGNRKITSDEIQKFCQLYHVSADYLLNQESFESKQVVFARGFEELNENDQQEILNLIAFKKSMAGL, encoded by the coding sequence ATGAAAAACAACATATCTGAAAAATTGAAAGATGCAAGACAGCGTTTAGGATTTTCACAGGAATATGCAGCAAACTGCCTAGGAATTGGTCGCTCAGCCATTACTCAAATTGAACTTGGAAACCGAAAGATCACATCGGATGAAATTCAAAAATTCTGCCAGCTTTATCATGTTTCAGCGGATTACCTTCTCAATCAGGAATCTTTTGAATCCAAACAGGTTGTATTTGCCCGTGGATTTGAAGAGTTAAATGAGAATGATCAGCAGGAAATCCTGAATTTGATTGCCTTCAAGAAGTCTATGGCAGGTCTTTAA
- a CDS encoding arsenate reductase family protein, giving the protein MNIQIFGTKKCNDTKKAERFFKERGIKYQFIDMKEKGMSKGEFNSVAQANGGLQNMINWNGKDKDLLALIQHICDEDKLEKVLENPQVIQTPVVRNGKQSTLGYQPEIWKTWN; this is encoded by the coding sequence ATGAATATACAAATTTTTGGAACAAAAAAATGCAATGATACCAAAAAGGCCGAACGCTTTTTCAAAGAAAGAGGAATCAAGTATCAATTTATTGACATGAAAGAAAAGGGAATGAGCAAAGGCGAATTCAACAGTGTCGCTCAAGCCAATGGTGGTCTTCAAAATATGATTAACTGGAATGGCAAGGACAAGGACTTACTCGCACTCATTCAACACATCTGCGACGAGGACAAACTCGAAAAAGTATTAGAAAATCCACAGGTCATCCAAACTCCAGTTGTGCGAAATGGAAAGCAATCCACTCTCGGCTACCAACCAGAAATATGGAAAACTTGGAACTAG
- a CDS encoding ABC transporter permease, with product MLKYTIKRIFLAVITLFLICFITFFAMNAVPGGPFNGEKAKSAEVLRVLNARYGLDQPVLVQFKNYMVNLLHGDFGISLTTGRDIGKTISESFVVSARIGGIAVIIALIFGIILGSVAALNRNKWPDRVIIFFVTLFTAMPSFVLGSFLLLVFCIQLKVVPVWSTNNPNYVLPVIALSLSPMAYITRLTKTSMLDVLGQDYVRTARAKGVSPWKIIFVHSLRNALIPVITYVGPLTASILTGSLVVETIFTIGGLGSKFVDSITKRDYTMIMGTTIFLATLMVVMNLVSDLVYKLVDPRIKLD from the coding sequence ATGCTGAAATATACCATTAAAAGAATCTTCTTGGCGGTAATTACCCTGTTTTTAATCTGCTTTATTACCTTTTTTGCAATGAATGCAGTACCAGGTGGTCCGTTCAATGGAGAGAAGGCAAAGTCGGCTGAGGTTTTAAGGGTATTGAATGCAAGGTATGGCTTAGATCAGCCAGTACTTGTGCAATTTAAAAATTATATGGTCAATCTCTTACATGGAGACTTTGGTATTTCACTGACAACAGGAAGAGATATTGGAAAGACCATTTCGGAGTCCTTTGTGGTATCTGCACGAATTGGAGGAATTGCAGTTATTATTGCCTTGATTTTTGGCATTATTTTGGGCAGTGTTGCAGCACTCAATCGAAATAAGTGGCCAGATAGAGTGATTATCTTTTTTGTCACATTGTTTACTGCAATGCCAAGTTTTGTGTTGGGTTCATTTTTATTGCTTGTTTTTTGCATTCAATTAAAGGTTGTGCCAGTGTGGAGTACAAATAATCCAAATTATGTGTTGCCTGTCATTGCACTTTCTCTGTCACCAATGGCCTATATCACGAGGTTGACAAAGACAAGTATGCTCGATGTGCTCGGACAGGACTATGTGCGCACTGCAAGAGCAAAGGGCGTGAGTCCATGGAAGATTATTTTTGTGCACTCATTGCGCAATGCCTTGATTCCAGTCATTACCTATGTCGGGCCACTGACAGCCTCTATTTTGACAGGATCGTTAGTTGTTGAGACCATTTTTACCATTGGTGGTCTGGGATCAAAGTTTGTAGATAGTATTACAAAGAGAGATTACACAATGATTATGGGAACGACGATTTTCCTTGCAACATTGATGGTTGTGATGAATTTGGTTTCCGACTTGGTATATAAGTTGGTTGACCCAAGAATTAAGTTAGATTAG
- a CDS encoding mechanosensitive ion channel: MKDISVIIQVVVILAVTGLIVVLVNHFFNRFIARREKLYQKFIKSILTFIIIVIGVYAALSQFEIARTISTSLLQSGSLIIAVATFAAQQALGNVISGFFISATKPCEIGQKVKIMSGGNVIAEGIVRDMTVRHIFIEQFDGQSYIVPNSLADSSVIVNTNLVEDVGNYIEIEVGYDTDVEEARKIIQKICDEDPRILHNQKTKVLVSAITANGMLLKFTIWSKNLNDSFEACSNVRQRLVSEFLKAGITIPYQTFSVEKI; encoded by the coding sequence ATTATACAGGTTGTTGTGATTTTAGCAGTTACAGGATTGATTGTTGTGCTTGTCAATCACTTTTTTAACCGCTTTATTGCAAGGAGAGAGAAGCTGTATCAAAAGTTTATTAAGAGCATTTTGACCTTTATTATTATTGTCATCGGTGTATATGCCGCATTGTCACAATTTGAAATTGCCAGAACTATTAGTACTAGTTTATTGCAGAGTGGTTCTTTGATTATTGCGGTGGCCACTTTTGCTGCCCAGCAGGCCCTTGGCAATGTGATTTCGGGTTTTTTTATTTCTGCGACAAAACCATGTGAGATTGGACAAAAGGTAAAAATTATGTCCGGTGGAAATGTGATTGCCGAGGGAATTGTCAGGGATATGACTGTCCGACATATTTTTATAGAGCAATTTGATGGACAGAGCTATATTGTGCCCAATAGTCTTGCGGACAGTTCAGTTATTGTCAACACTAACCTTGTCGAGGATGTGGGAAATTATATTGAGATTGAAGTCGGCTATGATACCGATGTGGAAGAAGCGAGAAAGATTATTCAAAAGATTTGTGATGAAGATCCAAGAATTTTGCACAATCAAAAGACCAAGGTCTTGGTGAGTGCAATTACGGCCAATGGTATGTTGCTTAAGTTTACGATTTGGTCAAAGAATTTAAATGATAGTTTTGAGGCATGTAGTAATGTTCGCCAGAGGTTGGTTTCTGAATTTTTAAAGGCAGGGATTACCATTCCCTATCAGACATTTAGTGTGGAAAAGATATAA
- a CDS encoding IS110 family transposase encodes MKVTYQTCCGVDVHKSFLVATIIKTTAGIEPSYQKKRFSTFNNSILDFKSWLLKNECHDVCMESTGKYWVPVFNLLEDQINVTIANPKWVKAVKGNKDDTKDSKWIGDLFRLGLVKSSYIPCRLIRILREYTRYRYKLVSCRSSEKNRYQNALTVCNIALDSVVSDIFGKSSSSIIDYLLEQSGTTINHEEISSKLLKSLKSKEDAVIESIEGYQMTDAQKYRMRLIRAHMDYITAEINDIDKQIESLISSDPDYDKAIRLLTTIPGVKRDSAITIISEIGIDMSQFCNSKRLCCWAGLTPGNNESAGKKKSVRITRAGVYLKPALVQCAHAAVKSDKSPYYKTKYESLVKRRGKKRAVIAIARMILIAIYRMLSTGEVWNPSDLYKIDMPAPLAEKQKAKAIKQAKKLLQKEGLLPPDEPLAS; translated from the coding sequence ATGAAAGTTACTTATCAAACCTGTTGTGGTGTCGATGTTCACAAATCTTTTCTTGTTGCCACAATCATCAAAACTACCGCCGGTATTGAACCTTCTTATCAAAAGAAGCGATTCTCTACCTTCAACAATTCTATTTTAGACTTTAAATCGTGGCTTCTTAAAAATGAATGCCATGATGTCTGTATGGAATCCACAGGTAAATACTGGGTTCCTGTCTTTAATCTTCTCGAAGATCAAATCAACGTTACCATTGCTAATCCCAAATGGGTTAAAGCTGTTAAGGGTAACAAGGACGATACCAAAGATTCTAAATGGATTGGAGACTTATTCCGACTGGGACTTGTGAAAAGCAGCTACATTCCTTGTAGGTTGATCCGTATTCTTAGAGAATACACAAGATATCGTTACAAGCTTGTTTCTTGCCGTTCAAGTGAAAAGAATAGATATCAGAATGCTCTTACTGTTTGTAATATCGCATTAGATTCTGTTGTATCCGATATCTTTGGGAAGTCATCCTCATCCATTATCGATTATCTGCTTGAACAATCAGGTACTACGATTAACCATGAAGAAATCTCTTCAAAACTTCTTAAGAGCCTCAAATCCAAAGAAGACGCTGTGATTGAATCTATCGAAGGATATCAGATGACTGATGCCCAGAAATATCGTATGCGCCTAATTCGCGCACATATGGATTATATCACAGCTGAAATCAATGATATAGATAAACAGATTGAATCTTTGATTTCTTCCGATCCTGATTATGATAAAGCTATTCGGTTACTAACTACCATTCCGGGTGTCAAACGTGATAGTGCAATTACTATCATCTCCGAAATTGGTATTGATATGTCTCAGTTTTGTAATTCTAAACGCTTATGTTGTTGGGCAGGTCTTACCCCCGGCAACAATGAATCTGCCGGTAAGAAGAAATCTGTCCGTATTACACGTGCCGGTGTCTACCTCAAACCTGCATTAGTACAGTGTGCTCATGCAGCCGTGAAATCTGACAAGTCTCCTTACTACAAAACGAAATATGAATCCCTTGTTAAACGCCGTGGCAAGAAAAGAGCTGTTATTGCCATTGCCCGTATGATTCTTATAGCCATCTACCGGATGCTGTCTACCGGAGAGGTATGGAATCCAAGCGATCTTTACAAAATCGATATGCCTGCACCTTTAGCTGAAAAACAGAAGGCTAAGGCTATCAAGCAAGCCAAAAAACTTTTACAAAAGGAAGGACTGCTTCCTCCTGATGAACCTTTAGCTTCTTGA
- a CDS encoding IS110 family transposase, which yields MIYVGIDVAKDKHDCFITNSNGEVLFKAFTISNSQDGFNDLYQRIESVMEDITKVKVGLEATGHYNYNLLGYLIDKGLTTYVINPLHTNLYRKSLSLRLTKTDKVDARTIAYMLMSDVNLKSYSDTSYHNEELKSLTRYRFDKVKERAKLKTSVSRLVCILFPELEKLVPTLHMTSIYALLSEFPGAKYVAGAHLTRLTNLLSDASKGRYGKDTAITFREAARASIGSNMPAKSLELKHTIKLILELASEIDEIENEIKIIMDEINSPILSIPGINYRMGAMIIAEIGDFSRFDSPDKILAYSGFSPSTYQSGQLDSAYSHMEKRGSKYLRYALYNAAKYVCHWDSTFARYLTKKRAEGKHYNVAISHAVKKLVRVIYHLVKSNQQYIKVA from the coding sequence ATGATTTATGTAGGAATTGATGTCGCTAAGGATAAGCATGATTGCTTTATCACAAACTCTAATGGAGAAGTATTATTTAAAGCTTTTACCATTTCTAACAGTCAAGATGGTTTCAATGACCTTTACCAAAGAATAGAATCTGTTATGGAAGATATAACAAAAGTAAAAGTAGGACTGGAAGCTACCGGACACTATAATTACAATCTTTTAGGTTATCTCATTGATAAAGGTCTGACCACCTATGTCATCAATCCGTTACATACAAATCTGTACAGAAAAAGTCTAAGCCTTAGACTCACGAAAACGGATAAAGTAGATGCCCGCACGATTGCTTACATGCTCATGTCTGATGTGAACTTGAAGTCCTACTCAGATACATCTTACCACAACGAAGAATTAAAGTCATTAACTCGTTATCGTTTTGATAAGGTAAAAGAACGTGCCAAACTAAAAACTTCCGTTTCAAGACTGGTCTGTATCTTATTTCCTGAATTAGAAAAACTTGTACCAACACTTCATATGACATCCATTTATGCATTGCTTTCTGAATTTCCCGGGGCTAAATATGTAGCTGGTGCACATCTTACCAGACTTACAAATCTTCTTTCAGATGCATCTAAAGGTCGATATGGTAAAGATACCGCCATAACTTTCAGGGAAGCTGCAAGGGCTTCTATCGGCTCAAATATGCCAGCCAAATCTCTTGAACTAAAACACACCATCAAGTTGATACTGGAACTTGCTTCTGAGATTGATGAAATCGAAAATGAAATCAAAATTATCATGGATGAAATTAATTCTCCAATTCTCAGTATTCCAGGTATCAACTATCGTATGGGCGCTATGATCATTGCCGAGATTGGCGACTTCAGTCGGTTTGATTCTCCTGATAAAATCTTGGCTTATTCCGGATTTTCACCATCAACATATCAATCAGGGCAGCTTGACTCAGCATACTCCCACATGGAAAAACGAGGTTCCAAATACTTACGATATGCTCTGTACAATGCTGCCAAGTATGTTTGCCACTGGGATTCGACATTTGCCAGGTACCTTACCAAGAAACGAGCTGAAGGCAAGCATTATAATGTTGCAATATCTCATGCCGTCAAAAAACTGGTTCGAGTTATTTATCATCTTGTAAAATCGAATCAGCAATACATTAAAGTAGCTTAA
- a CDS encoding ImmA/IrrE family metallo-endopeptidase yields MLDKEILNQYRNDAQGLAKYFSEQYFKEHEKAFPINPFQVLTDLGIHFVFRNFDKMEGLFMPSTADMPIDLVAINAKSPITRQRFSAAHELCHFLKDADTQPTFMCAISSNEYKEKYAESFAASFLMPEDELRIQIDNLHPGDDELTFDDILKIADYFGTSFRACYYRIRNLFPYLIAYYSSKELSKYKSETHRKKLGFSYTKLYEGLFDAWEDISPTNSLEFARRLFKSKYVYNDARLEGVKTTYDAASEIIEDLQENRQVSDYCTESYDGFCNVAGHSVMYDFIFETAYNDRIDIYQLSTLNKKLFSCCPNPEYGGSTRKDNVLVLGAKFETVDWRDVMPELIKLNDTVSLLESESGELSRSRIVELIADIHHRITVIHPFPDGNGRTSRGFMIKMLIRYGMPPFYIDVERKEEYYNALEIADKENDFNALYEYIFKALIRAHVELATRPKTI; encoded by the coding sequence ATGCTGGATAAAGAAATACTAAATCAATATCGAAATGATGCCCAGGGACTGGCAAAGTACTTTTCAGAACAGTACTTTAAGGAGCATGAAAAGGCGTTTCCGATTAACCCTTTTCAGGTTTTAACAGACCTGGGTATTCATTTTGTATTTAGAAATTTTGATAAAATGGAAGGTCTGTTTATGCCATCCACAGCGGATATGCCAATAGATTTGGTGGCAATTAATGCGAAAAGCCCGATTACCCGACAGAGATTTTCAGCAGCGCATGAGCTGTGCCATTTTCTTAAAGATGCAGATACACAACCAACATTTATGTGTGCTATTTCATCAAATGAATATAAAGAGAAATATGCGGAGTCTTTTGCAGCTTCTTTTCTTATGCCAGAGGACGAATTACGCATTCAGATAGATAACCTCCATCCTGGTGATGATGAATTGACATTTGATGATATTCTCAAGATAGCTGATTATTTTGGTACAAGTTTTAGAGCCTGTTACTATCGAATTCGAAATTTGTTCCCATATCTGATCGCTTATTATTCAAGCAAAGAATTAAGTAAATATAAGTCAGAAACACATCGAAAGAAATTGGGATTTTCATATACAAAGCTATACGAAGGATTGTTTGACGCCTGGGAAGATATTTCACCAACGAATAGTCTTGAGTTTGCAAGGCGTTTGTTCAAAAGTAAGTATGTTTATAATGATGCCCGCCTTGAGGGTGTAAAAACCACTTATGATGCAGCATCTGAAATAATCGAGGATCTGCAAGAGAATCGCCAAGTAAGTGACTATTGCACAGAGTCCTATGACGGCTTTTGCAATGTAGCAGGACATTCTGTGATGTACGATTTTATTTTTGAGACGGCATATAATGACAGAATTGATATTTATCAATTATCAACCTTGAATAAGAAATTATTTTCCTGTTGTCCAAATCCGGAATACGGAGGATCAACAAGAAAAGATAATGTCCTTGTTTTAGGTGCAAAATTTGAGACAGTAGATTGGCGGGATGTTATGCCGGAATTGATAAAACTCAATGATACGGTGTCATTACTAGAAAGTGAATCTGGTGAGCTGAGCAGAAGCCGAATCGTTGAATTGATTGCAGATATTCACCATAGGATTACGGTTATTCATCCGTTTCCAGATGGAAATGGGCGAACAAGCAGAGGATTTATGATTAAAATGTTGATTCGCTATGGTATGCCACCATTCTATATCGATGTTGAGAGAAAAGAGGAATATTATAATGCATTAGAAATTGCCGACAAAGAGAATGATTTTAATGCATTGTATGAATATATTTTCAAAGCATTGATTAGAGCCCATGTTGAACTGGCAACCCGCCCGAAAACCATATAA
- the tnpA gene encoding IS200/IS605 family transposase, giving the protein MGVWKLKNRHKYLLQYHIIFVCKYRKKLLVSKEISDYIKQFSYEICTKSNIIIKYMETDKDHIHYMIKTEPTISISKVVNLIKSYTTYHIWKKHTEYLKNHFWKEHTFWTDGYFACSVGNVSEEMLKQYIEN; this is encoded by the coding sequence ATGGGAGTATGGAAATTAAAGAATAGACACAAATATTTATTACAATATCATATTATTTTTGTATGTAAGTATAGAAAAAAGCTTTTAGTATCAAAAGAAATATCAGATTATATAAAACAATTTTCTTATGAGATATGCACAAAGAGTAATATAATCATAAAATATATGGAAACAGACAAAGACCATATACACTATATGATAAAAACTGAGCCTACAATATCCATAAGTAAAGTGGTTAATCTAATTAAGAGCTATACAACATATCATATATGGAAAAAGCATACAGAATATCTTAAGAATCATTTTTGGAAAGAACATACATTTTGGACGGATGGATATTTTGCTTGTAGCGTAGGCAATGTTTCTGAAGAAATGTTAAAGCAATATATAGAAAATTAA
- a CDS encoding peptide ABC transporter substrate-binding protein, producing MKKRFVALALMSIMSASMLAACGGKKSDSATSTTATTETTAATDNKSATSTGKKSEAAPEWTAYDELIQSVYQDADLVHREATLHKAEAMLMDTGAVAPLYYYNDLYMQKPDLQGGIVTLVGSHKLFMYMTNKGQPIDVLRINLASEPDKLDPALTSTTDGGSLAANSFVGLYVMGNDNKISPALADGDPTVSSDGKEYTIKLKKDLKWSDGSPLNANDFVYSWKRAADPKTGSDYSYLFDIMEKGSDGTIDVSAVDDNTLKFKLKAPVPYMMELLTFSTYMPVPKASVEGAKDHEANPGAWASEAGFVSNGAYTLKEWKHNESMVYVKNPNFYDADKVTVNELHFMLSADDTAILAAYQAGNLDFIDSVPNGEIDNLKSLPDFHVVNNLGTYYVGFNVNSKMFDGKTPEQASKMRRALGLLIDRQYIVDTIGKTGQQPANTFVPAGMSDGHGGIFKQDDDAYKYPVDGGYYKIAVDKDQAISLLKEAGYKFDDNGMLSSETPITINYLVNQNTGNEAIAQAIQQDWAAIGITMNISTEDWQTFVNDRKVGNFDVAREGWLADYNDPANMLEQFMSTSGNNNEQLGK from the coding sequence ATGAAGAAAAGATTTGTAGCATTAGCACTGATGAGTATTATGTCAGCGAGTATGCTTGCCGCTTGTGGCGGAAAAAAGTCTGATTCAGCGACTTCAACAACCGCAACAACAGAAACAACCGCAGCAACAGATAATAAAAGTGCAACATCTACAGGAAAAAAGAGTGAGGCAGCACCTGAATGGACAGCATATGATGAGCTGATTCAGTCAGTATATCAGGATGCAGATCTAGTACACAGAGAAGCTACTTTGCACAAGGCAGAGGCTATGTTGATGGACACAGGTGCTGTGGCACCATTGTACTATTACAATGATTTGTATATGCAAAAGCCAGATTTACAGGGCGGCATTGTTACCCTTGTTGGTAGTCATAAGCTTTTTATGTATATGACCAACAAGGGACAGCCAATTGATGTGTTGAGAATCAATCTTGCATCAGAGCCAGATAAGCTCGATCCAGCATTGACCTCAACTACTGATGGTGGATCTTTGGCAGCGAACTCATTTGTCGGTCTCTATGTTATGGGCAATGACAACAAGATTTCTCCAGCACTTGCAGATGGAGATCCAACCGTTTCCTCCGATGGCAAGGAGTACACCATTAAGTTGAAGAAGGATTTGAAGTGGAGCGATGGCTCACCACTCAATGCCAATGACTTTGTCTACTCTTGGAAGAGAGCAGCAGATCCAAAGACAGGTTCCGATTATTCCTATCTATTTGACATTATGGAAAAAGGATCCGATGGAACCATTGATGTCAGTGCAGTGGATGACAACACTTTGAAGTTTAAGTTAAAGGCTCCAGTGCCTTATATGATGGAATTATTGACCTTCTCAACCTATATGCCAGTGCCAAAGGCCAGCGTTGAGGGAGCAAAGGATCACGAGGCAAATCCTGGTGCTTGGGCATCTGAGGCAGGTTTTGTCAGCAATGGTGCCTATACTTTGAAAGAGTGGAAGCACAATGAGTCTATGGTCTATGTAAAGAATCCAAACTTCTATGACGCAGATAAGGTGACCGTCAATGAGCTTCACTTTATGCTCAGTGCCGATGACACAGCTATTCTTGCAGCATATCAGGCAGGAAACCTTGACTTTATCGACTCTGTGCCAAATGGTGAGATTGACAACTTAAAGAGTTTGCCAGATTTCCATGTTGTAAACAACCTTGGTACCTACTATGTTGGATTTAATGTCAACAGCAAGATGTTTGATGGAAAGACACCAGAGCAGGCGAGCAAGATGCGCCGTGCACTTGGTCTTTTGATTGACCGTCAGTACATTGTAGACACTATCGGAAAGACAGGACAGCAGCCTGCCAACACCTTTGTTCCAGCTGGAATGAGCGATGGTCATGGTGGTATCTTTAAGCAGGACGATGATGCTTATAAGTATCCAGTAGATGGTGGTTACTATAAGATTGCTGTAGATAAGGATCAGGCAATTTCTCTTCTCAAGGAGGCAGGATATAAGTTTGATGACAATGGTATGTTGAGCTCAGAGACTCCAATTACCATTAACTACCTTGTTAACCAGAATACAGGAAATGAAGCGATTGCACAGGCAATACAGCAGGATTGGGCAGCGATTGGTATCACGATGAATATTTCTACTGAGGATTGGCAGACATTCGTTAATGACCGAAAGGTTGGCAACTTTGATGTGGCTAGAGAGGGATGGCTTGCCGATTACAATGATCCTGCAAATATGTTGGAGCAGTTTATGTCTACATCAGGAAATAACAACGAACAGTTAGGTAAGTAA
- a CDS encoding ABC transporter ATP-binding protein, which produces MAENTNVNNETVLSVRNLNTSFFTDSGEVRAVNGVSFELGRGKILGVVGESGSGKSVTAYSIMQILSSTGKVVDGEILYKGENILNYSKKQLDNFRGDKCSIIFQDPMTSLNPTFTVGYQLNEALQLHTKYKGKKEATQRSIELLEMVGVNQPDKRIKQYPFELSGGMRQRVMIAMALACEPDILIADEPTTALDVTIQAQILELMQDLQKKLGMAIIMVTHDLGVIASMCDEIIVMYGGRVCERGTADDIFYNPRHEYTKGLLRSIPKASNMNEKLVPIAGSPINLLNLPKGCAFCSRCENAMKICLTQKPEELPVDDRHYAACWLNVKKMMEEEAR; this is translated from the coding sequence ATGGCAGAAAATACAAATGTAAATAACGAGACCGTGCTGAGCGTAAGAAATTTAAACACATCATTTTTTACTGACTCAGGAGAGGTGCGTGCAGTCAACGGCGTATCTTTTGAATTAGGTCGAGGAAAGATTTTGGGTGTTGTTGGAGAGTCTGGTTCTGGAAAGTCGGTTACGGCGTATTCCATTATGCAAATTTTATCCTCAACAGGAAAAGTTGTTGATGGAGAAATTCTCTACAAGGGAGAAAATATTTTAAATTATTCCAAGAAGCAGTTGGACAATTTTCGAGGCGACAAGTGCAGTATTATTTTCCAGGATCCAATGACGAGTTTAAATCCAACTTTTACTGTGGGTTACCAATTGAATGAGGCACTTCAACTTCATACCAAATATAAGGGAAAAAAGGAAGCAACGCAGCGCTCGATTGAATTATTGGAGATGGTTGGAGTAAATCAGCCAGATAAGCGTATTAAGCAATATCCATTTGAGCTTTCCGGTGGAATGCGCCAGCGTGTGATGATTGCAATGGCTCTGGCCTGTGAGCCAGATATTTTGATTGCAGATGAGCCGACGACAGCTCTGGATGTGACCATTCAGGCACAGATTTTGGAATTGATGCAGGATTTGCAAAAGAAGCTAGGAATGGCAATTATTATGGTTACCCATGACCTTGGCGTTATTGCTTCTATGTGTGATGAGATTATTGTAATGTATGGTGGACGAGTGTGTGAGAGGGGAACAGCAGATGATATTTTCTACAATCCACGCCATGAGTACACCAAGGGGCTCCTTCGCTCCATTCCAAAGGCATCCAATATGAATGAAAAATTGGTTCCTATTGCAGGCTCTCCAATCAATCTTTTGAATTTGCCAAAAGGTTGTGCATTTTGTAGCCGATGTGAGAATGCAATGAAGATTTGTTTGACACAAAAGCCAGAGGAATTACCTGTGGATGATCGCCACTATGCGGCTTGTTGGCTCAATGTCAAGAAGATGATGGAAGAGGAGGCAAGATAA